In Syngnathus scovelli strain Florida chromosome 16, RoL_Ssco_1.2, whole genome shotgun sequence, the genomic stretch ctcccAACTCATCAATAATGTGTTTGTTTCCTCATAGGTGATGCGCCATTCATGGCCCCTGATGGCAAAAAGACGTAAGGTGGTCCTCTCTTCTTCCTCGCCTGCTCTGCCCGTCACAGGAAGTGATTTTAAGCTTCGTCGGGTTTTATTTTAACGCTCATGGAGGCACGCTCGCCGCAGGTTGCCTACCCCGGACAACATGGACGCTTTGTTTGAATCCGGTTGACTGTCTCATACACCTCATCCCCTCCTTCCTGTCGAGGGAAGGTGGGGGTTTGGTGCACCTTACCCTTCAGCGTCATAAAGTTTTATGAAATCCTGCCAAAACCTCAAGGAGGAGGTCTCTGTCCCGTGCCCGGGCGGGATGTCACAGGAGGAGGGACGCAAGCCGCAGGTGTCACAGTCCTACTTCCACCCGCCAATCCCGGAGGTGGACCTGACAGGAAAGCTCTATAAGAGGGAAGCAGGTGGGAAACCCTACTCGGTCCtggtggacaacaaaatggcgaccaagacggcggcggcggccgattCCGCTCAGCAGTATTTCCGTGAGGGCGCGGCGGGACAAGACGCACGTACGCCAGCGGATGAGGCGACCTCCGAGGAGAcggaagatgatgatgacgatgaggaggaagaggaggacggcGAGGAGGAAGGTTTTAAGCGTGAGCAGATCATTGTGGAGGTAAACCTCAACAATCAGACCCTCCACGTATCCAAGGGCGAAAACAAAGGCGGCGCAGCCGGAGATGATTCGGAGCGAGGTTGCAGCGAGGACAACAATGACGGGGAGGAGGACGAAGAGGAAAGCCCtgaagaggacgaggaggaggacgaggagatcGAAAGTCGGAGGACGAGGTCAAAGCGGGCCCACAGAGGTGCCAGTGGAGCTTCCTGCCAGCCGCAGCGGAAGAGTCTCCGGACGGCTCTAAACTCGTCGGCGTCCGGGATGACCACAAGGGGGCGACAGAAACACGCCGCCGAAATGGCAAAGAGCCAGCGGCGCGCCACCCGCTCCGCCCCGCCGCCGTCCGCGGGCGCCACGCTGCCCGGCGGCAAGGCCGAGGGGGAGAAGGAGATGTTGGCGTGCGAAAAGTGCCCTCGCGTGTTCAACACACGCTGGTACCTGGAGAAACACATGAACGTCACGCACAGGAGGATGCAGATCTGTGACAAGTGCGGCAAGAAGTTTGTCCTGGAGAGCGAGCTGGCCTTGCACCAGCAGACCGACTGCGAGAAGAACATCCAGGTGAGGATGCATGGCTCACACTTGTGCCATGTCTTATAGTGTCATGGGCAATATTTAAGAAAAGGTTCAATGAAGCTTAAGAAAATTAATAGCTAAGTAGCTATTAGCAATTCTTTGCTGTATATTCGATTTGAAGATGATCAGGTGAGTGTATTCGACGTACAGTATTTGTCCACAGTGTGTCTTGGTAGCATCGCCGTTTTCAGTCAGCAGAGGGAGCTAGAGTGTAAGGAAAGATAGCTGCTCAACATGTAAGACAGCTTACTCTTTGTCATGTGTTGCTCATCATTGGCCCTTTCAGTTGTTCTTAATGTATTATCTATCTCCAGTGCGTCTCCTGTAACAAATCCTTCAAGAAACTGTGGTCGCTGCACGAGCACATCAAGATTGTGCACGGCTACGCCGAGAAGAAGTTCTCGTGCGAGATCTGCGAGAAAAAGTTCTACACCATGGCCCACGTCCGCAAGCACATGGTTGGTGAGTGAGGTGGAACAGTCCAGATGACACTCAAGGATGATACATTTTTTTTGCCATCATATATTTTTTACTGAGTGACCATTTCTGTTTATGTCCGTAATATGCTGCCCTTATGTGGCCAAGGTGTGAACAccagaaggagaaaaaaaatgcgccACCCTCATTATTAAATTTGTGTCGCACAGCTCACACCAAGGACATGCCGTTCACCTGCGAGACGTGCGGCAAGTCCTTTAAGCGCAGCATGTCCCTCAAGGTGCACTCGctgcagcattctggagagaagCCCTTCCGTTGCGAGGTAAGACGTCGCCAGCCCacttcagatttttttgttttgggtgcacATGAAAGGACCCAGTTAcacgacttctttttttttttttttttattctgataGAAGAGTGGGTTGTTATTGCATCATGCTCGTAAAATGGTATATGTGACACTTGGCAGCAGATGCGCTTCAGTCCACACCCATCAGTcgtaaaaaaaagtgtgtcaggaaagtttaaaaaaaaaaaaaatcatcaattgCAATGTCATCCGGTCAACTCAGTTCAAAAGCATTGAGTATCTCAGAATTTTCTCGACAGAGTGCTCAATTtgtgtgtcccaatacttttgtcaacATGAAGagaccagaaaaaaaataacccaaCAGTGTTGTGGGGGCTTTCTAAACTTTTACGTTTTGAATTTATTCTCGGCTTCATGAATTCAAGCGGACAGCTGGAGCGTTGTCCTTCACCCGAGGTCTTTCAGATGCCATGTGCGCACGGGTGGAGCCGCTCTAATTAAACACGTGACGGCACCCTGCTCCTGTAGCGTGTTATTACCGGCTCATTATAGCAACGTGTAACATCTCGCCCGCTCTCCTCGGTGGTCTCGGCCCACGCCGCCACCGACTCGAGTTCCACCAGGTGCTGCCTCCGAGCACTCTTTGATTTTGAGAAATCTAAATAACCCGAtgtatatatttgcatttttttttaacctccagAACTGCGACGAGCGCTTCCAGTACAAGTACCAGCTCCGTTCGCACATGAGCATCCACATCGGACACAAGCAGTTCATGTGCCAGTGGTGCGGCAAAGACTTCAACATGAAGCAGTATTTTGATGAGCACATGAAAACACATACAGGTGagatttcaaatgaaaaaaagattCATCTATTTCTATCTCTGGGTGAAAACGTGGCGTCTGCTTGCTGAGACGTCGCCCGTTTGTGGTAATGAGAGGGCCCGCCTAACATGAAGAAGCGTTGTGCATATGTAATGACTAGCCGCACACATACTGCCGCTTCCATCCCTCTGATTTTCTCCTGCTGTTTTCCAAAACCGAGCTTTTGTGGTTTTTCCAGGGTCCAGGGCTTCTATTTGTGACGTGTAATTACACAATTCCTTTCCCGTCCCAGGCACACCCAGGCAAGGCCTGCAATACCGGCTACACCCTTTAGAATAGCAATTTTCCAACTCGAGA encodes the following:
- the znf652 gene encoding zinc finger protein 652 produces the protein MKSCQNLKEEVSVPCPGGMSQEEGRKPQVSQSYFHPPIPEVDLTGKLYKREAGGKPYSVLVDNKMATKTAAAADSAQQYFREGAAGQDARTPADEATSEETEDDDDDEEEEEDGEEEGFKREQIIVEVNLNNQTLHVSKGENKGGAAGDDSERGCSEDNNDGEEDEEESPEEDEEEDEEIESRRTRSKRAHRGASGASCQPQRKSLRTALNSSASGMTTRGRQKHAAEMAKSQRRATRSAPPPSAGATLPGGKAEGEKEMLACEKCPRVFNTRWYLEKHMNVTHRRMQICDKCGKKFVLESELALHQQTDCEKNIQCVSCNKSFKKLWSLHEHIKIVHGYAEKKFSCEICEKKFYTMAHVRKHMVAHTKDMPFTCETCGKSFKRSMSLKVHSLQHSGEKPFRCENCDERFQYKYQLRSHMSIHIGHKQFMCQWCGKDFNMKQYFDEHMKTHTGEKPFICEICGKSFTSRPNMKRHRRTHTGEKPYPCEVCGQRFRFSNMLKAHKEKCFRVTSPLVLQPGGPPLPVGIFASTFSSSSSSGPGTSAAAPPAVTGATTQALNTPRAALPQRGPLGHAFTHVQLQHPQQHLSNTPNTPHHAHHHHHLAVPPVSHLPPPPALFKSEPLNHCGHEDSTYMHHLASAEKGPGAPQHH